In Bremerella sp. JC817, the following are encoded in one genomic region:
- a CDS encoding BatA domain-containing protein: MNPFAFSSATMLLWGLAAVAPILIHLWNRRRYRETDWAAMKFLLAAMKKNRRRIQVEHLLLLLVRCAILLFFAIALADMSCVGGSGIAGFGGPGSATHTVLVIDQSYSMAYGEDGQTRLDRAKELARQLVNEASEGDGFTLITMGRTARGVISEPAFDPGDVLREIDQIDIDPGVAVLDLTLAEIEGVLRVAARDFPRLRRSQVCILTDYGDVTWKDAASQSSEQLLTKIQELAVMRTLDVGQPQTTNSAIVGAEQVTPYLTPNQPARFRVDITCDNASQLPSQVLQMMVDGRLVSQKMVPFVDNQIVSVEMNTVFTQPGTHAIEFRLEDDLLKVDNHRYVVVEVKPQLRVLCLASDVPSLKFLKLALDPSGEIDSAIKVETMNASALLDIDLLAYDAVYLSNVPQIAPDEAAVLRGYVERGGGLVIFLGDKVRADSYNAAFRPTGENPAPLLGVHLDQPSKRGEYFLDPRQYESPILEPFRGQQAGGLLTTPVWNYFQVTLPEGSSAKADLWFGSGDPAIVSGQYHPALKDEDVVSRLGGNVLLFCLPASTDSVDRSLDPPEAWTVFPTWPSFPPLVQESLAMAVASQFDRRNRQLGEVFEGIVEGNLGATLIEVTLPDDQSSRIEAVARDDRLFWAFDRTDQVGIYRSKSLSDGATSQVEFAVNPDPRESDLTRVAMENVPPGLQPGEHGADVAGGSPVVAAASSIDLFRYALILVLGLLFFESFLAFRFGAAAR; the protein is encoded by the coding sequence GTGAATCCTTTTGCGTTTTCCAGTGCGACGATGCTCCTGTGGGGGTTGGCTGCCGTAGCGCCGATTCTCATTCATCTGTGGAATCGTCGTCGCTACCGTGAAACCGACTGGGCCGCGATGAAGTTCCTGCTGGCCGCGATGAAGAAGAATCGCCGCCGCATTCAGGTCGAGCATCTGCTTCTGCTGCTGGTACGTTGTGCGATCCTGCTCTTCTTCGCGATCGCTTTGGCCGACATGTCGTGCGTCGGCGGCTCAGGAATTGCCGGTTTCGGCGGACCAGGTTCGGCAACGCATACCGTGCTGGTGATCGACCAGTCTTACAGCATGGCGTACGGCGAAGATGGTCAGACGCGGCTCGATCGGGCAAAAGAATTGGCCCGGCAACTGGTCAACGAAGCAAGCGAAGGTGACGGGTTCACGCTGATCACCATGGGGCGAACGGCTCGAGGCGTGATCTCGGAACCGGCTTTCGACCCAGGCGATGTCCTGCGCGAAATCGATCAGATCGATATCGACCCTGGCGTTGCTGTGCTTGATCTGACTCTGGCCGAAATTGAAGGTGTGCTGCGTGTCGCTGCCCGAGACTTCCCACGCCTGCGACGATCTCAGGTTTGTATCCTGACCGACTACGGTGACGTGACCTGGAAAGATGCGGCGTCGCAGTCGAGCGAACAACTGCTGACGAAGATTCAGGAACTCGCCGTGATGCGAACCCTCGACGTCGGTCAGCCCCAAACGACCAACAGTGCGATCGTCGGTGCGGAACAAGTCACGCCTTATCTCACGCCGAATCAGCCAGCTCGGTTCCGAGTCGATATTACCTGCGACAATGCCTCACAGTTGCCAAGCCAAGTCTTGCAGATGATGGTCGATGGTCGGCTCGTCTCGCAGAAGATGGTTCCTTTTGTCGACAACCAGATCGTATCGGTCGAGATGAACACCGTCTTCACCCAGCCAGGGACGCACGCCATTGAGTTTCGCCTGGAAGACGACCTGTTGAAGGTCGACAATCACCGCTACGTCGTTGTCGAAGTGAAGCCGCAGCTACGTGTGCTTTGCCTGGCAAGCGATGTTCCTTCGCTCAAGTTCTTGAAGCTGGCTCTCGATCCTTCCGGTGAAATCGATTCGGCGATCAAGGTCGAGACAATGAATGCCTCGGCACTGCTCGATATCGACCTGCTGGCCTATGATGCGGTCTACCTGTCGAATGTACCGCAAATTGCTCCCGACGAGGCAGCCGTCTTGCGAGGCTACGTAGAACGTGGGGGCGGGCTGGTGATCTTCCTCGGCGATAAAGTTCGGGCCGACAGTTACAACGCCGCTTTCCGGCCAACTGGCGAGAATCCTGCTCCGCTGCTCGGCGTGCATCTCGATCAGCCATCGAAGCGGGGCGAATATTTCCTCGACCCACGCCAGTACGAAAGTCCAATTCTCGAGCCATTCCGCGGCCAGCAGGCCGGTGGTTTGTTGACGACTCCGGTCTGGAATTACTTCCAGGTCACTCTGCCAGAAGGCTCGTCGGCGAAGGCCGATTTGTGGTTTGGCAGCGGCGATCCGGCGATCGTTTCAGGGCAATACCATCCTGCGCTGAAGGATGAGGACGTCGTCTCCAGACTCGGAGGCAACGTGCTGCTGTTCTGTCTGCCGGCCAGCACCGACAGCGTTGACCGTTCGCTCGATCCGCCTGAAGCGTGGACCGTATTTCCGACCTGGCCGAGCTTCCCACCGCTGGTGCAAGAGTCACTTGCCATGGCGGTCGCCTCGCAGTTCGATCGCCGCAATCGCCAACTGGGCGAAGTGTTTGAAGGGATTGTCGAAGGTAACTTGGGGGCGACCTTGATCGAAGTGACATTGCCTGATGATCAGTCGAGCCGTATCGAAGCCGTTGCCCGCGACGACCGTTTATTCTGGGCGTTTGATCGAACCGATCAGGTCGGCATTTATCGCTCGAAGTCTCTGTCGGACGGAGCGACCTCGCAGGTCGAGTTTGCTGTGAATCCCGATCCACGGGAAAGCGATCTGACGCGCGTTGCCATGGAGAACGTGCCACCTGGCTTGCAGCCTGGCGAGCATGGAGCAGACGTGGCAGGCGGAAGTCCGGTGGTCGCGGCTGCGTCGTCGATCGATCTGTTTCGCTACGCGTTGATTCTGGTGCTTGGTCTTTTGTTCTTTGAAAGTTTTCTGGCCTTTCGATTTGGGGCCGCCGCACGATGA
- a CDS encoding prenyltransferase/squalene oxidase repeat-containing protein → MLKSALAAAGTGSIGSMLAAQEWRGTSRRASSGLITPDIQLSINQGLQYLAERQTTQGQQRGAFGSDGYRANTAVVGLAGLAFMASGSSPNRGPYGANISACLDYLLANTQSGGFVALPNARTHGPMYGHGFATLFLAEVYGMTGVPELRDTVRAAIKLIVDTQNADGGWRYQPVRSEADISVTVCQMMALRAARNAGIFVPNETVDRCVDYVTRSQNPDGGFSYMLTGGPSAFPRSAAGVVALYSAGLYEGEIIERALKYLDDNLPQESTFRGNNHFFYGQYYAAQAFWHVGSQRWERYYRMIREVLQDRQTAQGFWTDFICPEYGTAMACIVLQLPNNYLPIFQK, encoded by the coding sequence ATGTTGAAGTCCGCCCTGGCTGCTGCTGGCACCGGGAGCATTGGTTCAATGCTCGCCGCCCAGGAATGGCGTGGCACTTCGCGGCGTGCTTCCAGTGGACTCATCACGCCCGACATTCAATTGAGCATCAACCAAGGTCTGCAGTACTTGGCGGAACGGCAGACGACGCAAGGGCAGCAGCGCGGCGCGTTCGGTTCCGATGGCTATCGTGCCAACACGGCGGTAGTCGGGCTGGCCGGTCTCGCCTTCATGGCATCGGGCAGTTCGCCCAATCGCGGACCGTACGGGGCCAATATTTCTGCATGCCTCGATTACCTGCTGGCCAATACGCAAAGCGGTGGCTTTGTCGCCCTGCCCAATGCCCGAACGCATGGTCCGATGTATGGCCATGGTTTCGCGACGTTGTTCCTGGCGGAGGTCTACGGCATGACCGGCGTGCCGGAACTTCGCGATACGGTTCGAGCGGCGATCAAGCTGATTGTCGATACGCAGAATGCCGACGGCGGTTGGCGTTACCAGCCGGTCCGAAGTGAAGCCGATATTTCGGTCACGGTCTGCCAGATGATGGCTCTACGAGCAGCACGTAACGCGGGCATCTTCGTACCGAACGAAACGGTCGATCGCTGTGTCGACTATGTCACCCGCAGCCAGAATCCAGATGGTGGTTTCAGCTACATGCTGACCGGCGGACCGAGTGCCTTCCCACGTTCGGCCGCAGGCGTGGTCGCTCTTTACAGTGCCGGTTTGTACGAAGGAGAGATCATCGAGCGAGCCCTGAAGTACCTCGATGACAACCTGCCGCAGGAAAGTACCTTCCGCGGCAATAATCACTTCTTCTATGGCCAGTACTACGCGGCCCAGGCCTTCTGGCATGTCGGCTCGCAACGGTGGGAACGCTATTACCGAATGATCCGCGAGGTCCTGCAAGATCGACAGACGGCCCAAGGTTTCTGGACCGACTTTATCTGTCCTGAATATGGGACGGCGATGGCGTGTATCGTGCTGCAACTTCCCAACAACTATCTTCCGATCTTCCAAAAATGA
- a CDS encoding 2,3-bisphosphoglycerate-independent phosphoglycerate mutase: MDQIDLVRSLKSKNNTKIVMFVGDGLGGLPHEPGGKTELEAAQTPNLDALAAKSVQGASIPVKPGISPGSGPGHLGLFGYDPLKYLIGRGALEATGIGLPLQDGDVAVRCNFCTVDADGKITDRRAGRIPTEESAPLAESLNAIKIPGVEVIVKPVKEHRFVVVFRGGDGLGGNVADTDPQATGVLPLDPVGADESSQKTAAIAKQFFEEAKKMLKDEKKANCLTMRGFSAKPSIPTYEEVYGLKAGAIAVYPMYKGLASLVGMDILGNAQSLDDELEVLKQHWEEYDFFFIHFKYTDSSGEDGDFDAKVKRTEEFDAQIPKILALNPDVLIVTGDHSTPSFLASHSWHPVPTMLYSNCCRPDGHTTFGESTTARGGLGHFEAQYLMTLAMANAGRLQKYGA, encoded by the coding sequence ATGGACCAAATTGATCTGGTTCGCAGCCTGAAGTCGAAGAACAACACCAAGATCGTCATGTTTGTTGGCGATGGCCTGGGTGGGCTGCCTCACGAGCCAGGCGGCAAGACCGAACTGGAAGCTGCCCAAACGCCCAATCTCGATGCACTCGCCGCGAAAAGCGTGCAGGGCGCCAGCATCCCTGTGAAGCCAGGCATCAGTCCCGGTAGTGGCCCTGGTCACTTGGGCCTGTTCGGTTACGACCCACTGAAGTACCTGATCGGTCGTGGTGCCTTGGAAGCCACCGGCATCGGTCTGCCACTGCAAGATGGCGACGTGGCCGTTCGCTGTAACTTCTGCACTGTCGATGCCGACGGCAAGATCACCGATCGCCGCGCCGGTCGTATCCCGACCGAAGAGAGCGCTCCGCTGGCCGAAAGCCTCAACGCCATCAAGATCCCCGGTGTCGAAGTGATCGTGAAGCCAGTGAAGGAACACCGCTTCGTGGTCGTCTTCCGCGGGGGCGACGGTCTGGGGGGCAACGTTGCCGACACCGACCCACAGGCGACCGGCGTTCTGCCGCTGGATCCAGTCGGTGCCGACGAATCCAGCCAGAAGACGGCTGCCATCGCCAAGCAGTTCTTCGAAGAAGCGAAGAAGATGCTGAAGGACGAAAAGAAGGCGAACTGCCTGACCATGCGTGGCTTCTCGGCCAAGCCTTCGATTCCAACCTACGAAGAAGTCTACGGCCTGAAGGCGGGGGCCATCGCTGTCTACCCAATGTACAAGGGTCTGGCGAGCCTGGTCGGCATGGACATCCTGGGCAACGCTCAATCGCTGGACGACGAACTGGAAGTGCTGAAGCAGCACTGGGAAGAGTACGACTTCTTCTTCATCCACTTCAAGTACACCGACTCGAGCGGTGAAGATGGCGATTTCGACGCCAAGGTCAAACGCACCGAAGAGTTCGATGCCCAGATTCCTAAGATCCTGGCTCTGAACCCAGACGTCCTGATCGTCACCGGCGACCACAGCACCCCATCGTTCCTGGCAAGCCATAGCTGGCATCCAGTTCCGACCATGCTGTACTCGAACTGCTGCCGTCCTGATGGTCACACCACCTTCGGCGAATCGACCACAGCTCGTGGCGGCCTGGGACACTTCGAAGCTCAATACCTGATGACCCTGGCCATGGCCAACGCCGGTCGTCTGCAGAAGTACGGCGCGTAA
- a CDS encoding NPCBM/NEW2 domain-containing protein has protein sequence MIVRTMLWCCLVLAASVCHAQSVVTGPLVSIGKPTTNVAIREIADLEHWTGESTIEVGQVVRFGNPELIEDDGVVLFDDGTRIVAKELHTQGNSLHGYTRLWDEITLPLRPLRGILLRAHPEVDQTQLALDRIQAYDGTRDRLALINGDHVEGTFRRLTALDVEFQVGKKLLTLERNRVGEILFAKTAGNLPPPGQGVWVGLRDGSLLLANQIKLHDERLQVRLPSGVSLKSSVLENAYMFVTYLRPVGTGVRYLSDLEAIGFKNLGFLSTQWDYKKDRNVQGGTLKSDRYVSQKGIGMHATSRLAYKVDPGDARFKAKVGIDDDTKGAGSVVFKVYTSQTGKDWKVAYESPIVRGGEAPKDVDVSVKGMKGIALVVEFADGADVLDHANWLDARFEPE, from the coding sequence GTGATTGTTCGCACAATGTTGTGGTGCTGTCTGGTATTGGCGGCTTCGGTATGCCATGCCCAGTCGGTCGTCACTGGACCACTGGTCTCTATCGGAAAGCCAACGACCAACGTCGCCATCCGCGAGATCGCCGATCTTGAACATTGGACCGGCGAGTCGACGATCGAGGTCGGCCAGGTCGTCCGCTTTGGCAATCCCGAACTGATCGAAGATGACGGCGTGGTGTTGTTTGACGATGGCACCCGGATCGTTGCGAAGGAATTGCACACGCAAGGCAACTCGCTGCATGGCTACACTCGGCTGTGGGACGAAATCACTTTACCGCTCCGGCCGTTGCGAGGCATCTTGTTGCGGGCTCATCCTGAAGTCGATCAAACCCAACTGGCACTCGATCGGATTCAAGCCTACGACGGCACTCGGGATCGGTTGGCTCTGATCAACGGCGATCATGTCGAAGGGACCTTTCGCCGGCTGACCGCGCTGGATGTCGAGTTTCAAGTCGGCAAGAAACTGCTGACCTTAGAGCGAAACCGCGTTGGCGAGATCCTATTCGCGAAGACGGCGGGCAATCTTCCGCCGCCAGGGCAGGGAGTCTGGGTCGGTCTACGCGATGGCTCGCTGCTGCTGGCCAATCAAATCAAGCTGCACGACGAACGATTGCAAGTTCGCTTGCCCAGCGGCGTCTCGCTGAAGTCATCGGTGCTTGAAAACGCCTACATGTTCGTGACCTATCTTCGTCCTGTCGGAACTGGCGTGCGATATCTAAGCGATCTCGAAGCGATTGGGTTCAAGAATCTTGGATTCCTCAGTACCCAGTGGGATTACAAGAAGGACCGCAACGTCCAAGGGGGAACGCTGAAGTCGGATCGCTATGTCAGCCAGAAAGGGATTGGCATGCATGCGACATCGCGGTTGGCGTACAAGGTCGATCCAGGCGATGCCCGGTTCAAAGCGAAGGTGGGCATCGACGACGATACCAAGGGGGCTGGCAGTGTGGTCTTCAAGGTCTACACCAGTCAGACCGGCAAAGATTGGAAGGTCGCTTACGAAAGCCCGATCGTCCGCGGAGGCGAGGCTCCGAAAGACGTCGATGTTTCGGTGAAGGGTATGAAGGGCATCGCCCTGGTCGTCGAGTTCGCCGACGGTGCCGACGTGCTCGATCATGCCAACTGGCTGGATGCTCGCTTCGAGCCTGAGTAA